The following are encoded in a window of Mycobacterium vicinigordonae genomic DNA:
- a CDS encoding amidohydrolase family protein, with product MATTWDTLDRYIVISTDTHAGADLYGYRPYLPAHLHEEFDAWAKAYSSPFDDLIVATANRNWDHELRLAEMDADGVAAEVLLPNTVPPFFPTTPNITISLPRTREEFEQRWAGVQAHNRWQIDFCSLAPDRRRGLIQIFPNDVELALQEIRWGAEQDCFGGVLVPPVSPGDSQVAPLFHTRYEPLWALCEDLDLTVVQHAGAGSPEMPMDQPASNAVLITEMALWAQRTVGHLILAGVFERHPTLRFVPTEQGTLWLPGQLGVLDAMVPTMKSDAGNRTYGMFGGSSVDELNLTPSEYVQRNCYFATELMPLDGAIIDFMGADHMMWGSDYPHEEGFAPHSKLAIRWALHNRPEDDCRKILGGNAGRLYRFDLDALVPLAAKIGPTVDEVRTPLKDTGYRAPAAFGYRPFEGGLALKRLAPQRR from the coding sequence ATGGCTACAACCTGGGACACATTGGATCGCTACATCGTCATTTCGACGGACACTCACGCTGGGGCCGATCTTTACGGCTACAGACCGTATCTTCCGGCGCATCTGCACGAGGAGTTCGATGCGTGGGCCAAGGCGTACTCCAGCCCGTTCGACGACCTGATCGTCGCCACCGCGAACCGAAACTGGGACCATGAGCTTCGGCTCGCCGAGATGGACGCCGACGGCGTGGCCGCCGAGGTGCTGCTGCCGAATACCGTTCCGCCGTTCTTCCCGACCACCCCGAACATCACCATCAGCCTGCCCCGCACCCGCGAGGAATTCGAACAGCGCTGGGCCGGCGTGCAGGCCCACAACCGGTGGCAGATCGACTTCTGTTCGCTGGCGCCCGACCGACGTCGTGGACTGATCCAGATCTTCCCCAACGACGTCGAGTTGGCGCTGCAGGAAATTCGCTGGGGCGCCGAACAAGATTGCTTCGGCGGCGTGCTCGTTCCGCCCGTCTCGCCCGGGGATTCGCAGGTAGCCCCGCTTTTCCACACCCGCTACGAGCCACTGTGGGCGCTGTGCGAGGACCTGGATCTCACGGTGGTGCAGCACGCGGGTGCCGGAAGCCCAGAGATGCCAATGGATCAGCCGGCCTCCAACGCGGTACTGATCACCGAGATGGCACTGTGGGCACAGCGGACCGTCGGACACCTCATCCTGGCCGGCGTGTTCGAAAGGCATCCGACGCTGAGATTCGTGCCGACCGAGCAGGGCACGCTGTGGTTGCCCGGGCAACTGGGCGTCCTCGACGCCATGGTGCCCACCATGAAGTCCGACGCCGGTAACCGGACCTACGGGATGTTTGGTGGGTCATCGGTGGATGAGCTGAACCTGACGCCCAGCGAATACGTCCAGCGGAATTGCTATTTCGCCACCGAGCTAATGCCGTTAGACGGCGCGATCATCGACTTCATGGGAGCCGACCACATGATGTGGGGGAGCGACTATCCCCACGAGGAAGGCTTTGCGCCCCATTCCAAACTGGCCATCCGATGGGCGCTGCACAACCGACCAGAGGACGACTGCCGAAAGATTTTGGGCGGCAATGCCGGTCGCCTGTACCGTTTCGACCTCGATGCGTTGGTGCCGCTCGCCGCGAAGATCGGGCCCACTGTCGACGAGGTGCGTACTCCGTTGAAGGACACGGGTTATCGTGCCCCAGCCGCTTTCGGCTACCGGCCATTCGAGGGAGGCCTGGCCCTCAAGCGGCTGGCTCCACAGCGGCGCTGA
- a CDS encoding class I SAM-dependent methyltransferase, giving the protein MTSYDDTGVTYSQTRRPDPRIAAAINRALGAMKSVANIGAGTGSYESARTVAAVEPSRVMIGQRRAGSAPVVQAVAEALPLRTDAVDVALAILTVHHWTDLAAGVAEMLRVARRRLLILTWDHDIIREFWLLREYFPAAAETDARLAVPIDTLVELLGAQRTSVVTVPVPHDCMDGFGGAYWRRPRAYLDETVRQGMSLFSMTSSRDVREGVSRLRTDLRSGEWRRRHSELLSMPELDLGYRLLIADLS; this is encoded by the coding sequence ATGACGAGTTACGACGACACCGGGGTCACCTACTCGCAGACCCGCCGGCCCGACCCACGCATTGCCGCGGCGATCAATCGTGCCCTCGGCGCGATGAAATCGGTCGCCAATATCGGCGCCGGTACGGGCTCCTACGAATCAGCGCGAACCGTCGCAGCGGTCGAACCTAGTCGAGTCATGATCGGTCAGCGCCGTGCCGGATCTGCGCCAGTCGTTCAAGCCGTAGCCGAAGCCCTCCCACTTCGTACCGACGCGGTCGATGTTGCTTTGGCGATACTCACCGTCCACCACTGGACCGACCTCGCCGCCGGCGTTGCTGAGATGCTGCGCGTCGCCCGCCGACGCCTGTTGATTCTGACCTGGGACCACGACATCATCCGAGAATTTTGGCTGCTGCGCGAATACTTTCCCGCTGCGGCCGAAACCGACGCGCGGCTTGCGGTTCCCATCGACACGCTCGTCGAACTGCTGGGTGCCCAACGCACGTCGGTGGTGACGGTCCCGGTGCCACACGACTGCATGGACGGCTTCGGGGGAGCTTACTGGCGCCGTCCGCGTGCTTACCTCGATGAGACTGTACGACAAGGGATGTCGTTGTTTTCGATGACATCCAGTCGTGATGTGCGCGAGGGGGTATCGAGGCTACGGACGGATTTGCGCAGCGGTGAGTGGAGGCGCCGACACTCCGAGCTCTTGTCCATGCCCGAACTCGATTTAGGGTATCGGCTCTTGATTGCGGACCTAAGCTGA
- a CDS encoding Zn-dependent alcohol dehydrogenase — MSERAAVLRAIGKPLDLENIELEPIAADQVRVRIAASGVCHSDLSQATGALPAGTPCVLGHEGAGVVEDVGSEVHHVQRGDHVVIAWTAACGRCWFCQRGEVHLCQNSVADSYSMPYAKDRDGTALYTSVGVSSFATATNCLGRAVVPIPSDVPLEIAALIGCGVATGAGAAFNTAPVEHGASVAVMGLGGVGLASLMAAGVRGAAQIIAVDPAAARRELAASLGATDLIDPADGDVAKQVRAVTGRRGADIVFEAVGRSATIDAAVRATRRGGTTCVVGAAMPGDDVSLSAFHLFMDAKTLVGCQYGSVVPTRDFPLLLDLWRAGRLPLERLISRRVPLDNVNEAFDDLAAGRGIRTVIVNN; from the coding sequence ATGAGCGAACGCGCCGCAGTGTTGCGGGCCATCGGAAAGCCCCTTGACCTCGAGAACATCGAGCTCGAGCCGATCGCAGCGGATCAGGTTCGGGTCCGAATTGCCGCTAGCGGTGTGTGCCACTCCGACCTCTCTCAAGCAACCGGCGCCTTGCCGGCAGGCACTCCTTGCGTTCTCGGACACGAGGGCGCGGGAGTGGTCGAGGATGTCGGCTCCGAAGTGCACCATGTTCAACGCGGCGACCATGTGGTAATCGCTTGGACGGCGGCCTGCGGGCGTTGTTGGTTCTGTCAGCGAGGCGAAGTGCATCTATGCCAAAATTCCGTTGCAGATAGCTATTCGATGCCCTACGCAAAGGATCGAGACGGCACCGCGCTATACACCTCCGTTGGGGTGTCGAGCTTCGCGACGGCCACCAATTGCCTTGGCCGGGCAGTGGTTCCGATCCCATCCGACGTCCCGCTGGAGATCGCTGCATTGATCGGTTGCGGGGTAGCAACTGGGGCTGGCGCCGCGTTCAACACTGCGCCCGTCGAGCACGGCGCTTCGGTGGCTGTGATGGGGCTTGGCGGCGTCGGCTTAGCATCGCTTATGGCTGCGGGCGTTCGGGGCGCGGCCCAGATCATCGCCGTAGATCCTGCCGCCGCACGTCGTGAATTGGCCGCATCACTGGGTGCCACCGACCTTATTGATCCCGCAGACGGTGACGTCGCGAAACAGGTTCGGGCGGTCACCGGCCGTCGCGGTGCTGACATCGTGTTCGAAGCCGTGGGTCGCAGTGCGACCATCGATGCGGCGGTTCGGGCAACTCGGCGCGGGGGCACAACCTGCGTGGTTGGTGCCGCGATGCCCGGAGACGACGTGTCGTTGTCGGCCTTTCACCTATTCATGGACGCCAAGACTCTGGTGGGCTGCCAGTACGGCTCTGTGGTGCCCACACGCGACTTTCCGTTGTTGCTCGACCTATGGAGGGCCGGGCGCTTGCCGCTCGAGCGGCTTATCTCGCGCCGCGTTCCACTCGACAACGTCAATGAAGCCTTTGACGACCTTGCGGCGGGCCGGGGCATCAGAACCGTGATCGTCAACAACTGA